In Populus alba chromosome 9, ASM523922v2, whole genome shotgun sequence, a genomic segment contains:
- the LOC118062702 gene encoding protein NLP2: protein MGLSQKEPKEELKMITHGDDSKEELDNKQEISELGQLQQNPRPNSSIEGDGVSSAFWRTLLVSLLDYSEKDNGRQHGIKRWPSRKIKMVDHSLRKLQQVIDTVHGAKGAVQNESFYPAFPGLSSPKLSSHTSYSSFRSIDNSKHLDSPPDDSCPSGIASKSHSSPCSRSSCSSNCCSGRAQQHAATAITGSSNGNGSLLAETSNGISKRTCSSELAELHSLNDQGGPDFIVRSQIHKTRTVSDHVHQSELESPPRFGQSLREGGVFGVKAIYGVEKVRFCLQPKSGVTDLQQEIGMRFEIDDFTCIGLKYMDDDGDWVRLTCDSDLEECKEIHRICQRNTIKISLHKYPSPCGFRCSF, encoded by the exons ATGGGACTATCCCAAAAAGAACCTAAAGAAGAGCTCAAGATGATAACTCATGGGGATGACTCCAAGGAGGAGTTAGACAATAAGCAAGAAATTTCAGAGTTGGGTCAACTTCAGCAAAATCCTAGACCTAATAGCAGTATCGAGGGTGATGGAGTTTCTTCTGCTTTTTGGCGGACGTTACTTGTTAG TTTGCTCGACTACTCTGAAAAGGATAATGGCAGACAACACGGTATCAAACGATGGCCTTCTCGAAAGATCAAGATGGTTGACCATTCCTTACGAAAACTCCAGCAGGTGATTGATACAGTCCATGGTGCCAAGGGTGCCGTCCAAAATGAATCTTTCTATCCAGCCTTCCCAGGACTGAGCTCTCCAAAACTTTCAAGTCATACTTCTTATTCATCATTCAGGAGTATTGATAATTCAAAGCACTTAGACTCTCCACCTGATGATTCTTGCCCTTCTGGCATTGCCTCGAAATCCCATTCTTCTCCGTGTAGTAGGAGCTCTTGTTCAAGTAACTGCTGTTCTGGACGAGCACAACAGCATGCTGCCACCGCCATAACTGGCTCAAGCAATGGAAATGGCTCTTTACTTGCAGAAACCTCGAATGGGATTTCTAAGAGGACTTGCAGTAGTGAATTAGCAGAATTGCATTCCTTGAATGACCAAGGTGGACCGGACTTTATTGTAAGATCACAAATTCACAAAACAAGGACAGTCAGTGATCATGTTCATCAAAGTGAGCTAGAAAGTCCTCCACGTTTTGGCCAGAGTTTACGAGAAGGAGGTGTCTTCGGAGTCAAAGCCATTTATGGAGTAGAAAAGGTTAGGTTTTGCTTGCAACCAAAGTCGGGTGTAACAGACTTGCAACAAGAGATTGGTATGCGTTTCGAGATAGATGATTTCACATGCATTGGTCTCAAGTACATGGATGATGATGGGGATTGGGTTCGTTTGACTTGTGATAGTGATCTTGAGGAGTGCAAAGAGATACACAGAATCTGTCAAAGAAACACGATCAAGATATCCCTTCACAAATATCCTTCTCCATGTGGTTTCCGATGTTCATTCTAA